One Archangium violaceum genomic window, GACGGCCTGCCCGCGGGCTTGTCCACGAAGACCAGCACCTCGTCCGAGTGCAGCACCGACAGCGGGGCCTCCGGATCCGGCACCACCTCGCGCCGCTCCTCCGGCACCACCACGGTGATGCGCTGGCCCACGGCCACCAGCAGCCCCTTCTTCGCCGCACGGCCGTCCACCTTCACCGCGCCCGAATCGAACAGCCGCTTCAGCTTCGCTCGCGACAGCCCCAGCGCCTCTCCAATGAAGAGGTCCACCCGCTGTCCCGCCTTCCCCGCCTCCACCACCAGCGTGTGCGTCGTTCCGGTTGCGTTCTCGTTCACTCGGAGAGTGCCTCGTACACTTCCTCCGCCGTCTGGAACCGGTCGTCCGGCTCCTTCCGGATGAGGCGATGGGCCACCCGGGCCAGCTGTGGATCTCCGTTCTGGTTGATGGCCAACACTGGTGGGGGCTCGGTTTCCAGCACCTTGTGCCACAAGTCGACCGGCGACTTCGCGTCAAAAGGCGGCCGGCCCGTCATCAGCTCGTAGAGGATGACTCCCAGGCTGTAGAGGTCCGATCTCCCGTCCAGCGGCTCGCCGAGGATCTGCTCCGGCGACATGTAGCGGAACGTCCCCACCATGCGCCCGTCCAGCGTCATCCCCGCGTCGTCCGCCAGGAACTTCGCCAGTCCGAAGTCCATCAGCCGGACCTGACGATCCTCGTCCACCATGATGTTGGACGGCTTCAGGTCCCGGTGCACCAGCCCGTGCGCGTGGATGTACGCCAGCGCCTCGCAGATCTGCAGCAGCGCGTCCTTCAGCCGGCCCACCCGCTCCGGCCGGTTCAGCTCCTCCAGCCGCGCCGCCGTCTCCCGCTTCACCGGCTCCGCCCCCGGCCCCGCCACGTCGTAGGGCAGCTCGAAGTCCAGGGGATCCAGCTCGTCCGAGTCCGAGCCCAGCCACGGCTCCATCTGCACGGGCAGCCGCGCCGCCGAGCCCGAGCTGCCGAAGCGCATCGCCGCCATGTCCTCGCTCGGCGCTTCCTCGGCGAAGGCCGACAGATCGAACAGCCCGCCGCCCGCCTCGCCCGATGCCGCCTCCCGGCTCGCCGGGCCCTCCGCCGAGGCCGACGCCGCCGCTCCGGAGCGGGAGAACGTCCCCGAGGTCGACGCCGAGGCGGATCTCGAGGCCGAGCTCGCCTGGGACAGCAGCTCCTCGCCCCGCAGCGACAGGTACTCGCGCAGCGTCAGGCCCTCGATGAGCTCCATCACCAGGTACGGGGAGCTCTGGAACACCCCGGTGTCGTAGACCTTCACCACGTTGGGGTGGGAGAGGTCCGCCAGGGTCTCGAACTCGCGCACCAGCCGCTTCGCCGCCCGTGAGTCCATCGCCGGGCCGCCCGACAGCAGCTTCAGCGCCACCGCCTCGTTGCTCCTGCCATCCAGGGCCCGGTAGACGGTCCCGATGCCTCCACTTCCAAGCGTCTCGAGAACGCGATAGGGACCGATGAGGTTGGGACGCATCGAGTTGGAGATCCTAGATACCCTGTTGCGTCGGGGTCAAACGGACGCCCGGCACACCCGGGTGTCGGATGGTGGTCACGACGCATTCCAGCTCCTCATGGGGCCGGGTAGCAAGAATGGGGTAGGTCTGGGACTCACTGGGATTGCCAGGAGGGAGGCAAGCACCCGGGGCCGCCGTTCCCACCGCCGCGACGACCACTCGGGTCGTTGGAACGACCACTCCTGTACACGCCCGTGGACGTAGCCCGGTGGTGCCTCTATCTTGCGCAGCCTCATGGAACGCCCTGTGTCACCTCCTTCTCTGACTGCCCTCGAGCGACTCGTCCAGGAACGACCCCTGCCGCGCCACGTGGGGATCATCATGGACGGCAACGGACGGTGGGCGGAGATGCGCGGCCTGCCCCGGGAAGAAGGACATCGTGAGGGCTCCAACAGTGTGCGCGAGGTGACGCGCTGTGCCCGCCGGGTGGGCGTGGAGGCCCTCACCCTCTATGCCTTCTCCTCGCAGAACTGGGCCCGTCCCGCCGAGGAGGTGGCGGCGCTGATGGATCTGCTGCGCGAGTACCTCGAGAGCGAGCGCGCGGAGATCCTCGAGAACGGCATCCGCCTCAACGCCATTGGCGAGGTGGACAAGCTGCCGCGCTTCGTGAAGGAGCCGTTGGATAGGCTCCGGGCGGACTCGGCGCACAACACGGGGATGGTGCTGACGCTGGCGCTTTCCTACGGCGGGCGCGAGGAGCTGGTGCAGGCGGCGCGCCGGGTGGCCGAGGCCGCCAGCAAGGGCGAGCTGACGCCCGCGCACCTGGACACGAAGACCTTCGAGTCGTTCCTCTGGACGCACGATCTGCCACCGGTGGACCTGGTGGTGCGCACCAGCGGCGAGCAGCGCATCTCCAATTTCCTCCTCTGGCAGCTGGCGTACGCGGAGCTGTGCTTCAGCGACGTCCTGTGGCCGGACTTCCGGACCGAAGCCTTCCTGCGCTGTCTGGCGCAGTACCAGCAACGCGAACGGCGCTTCGGACTCACCTCCGCGCAACTCAAGCGGGAGGACTCCCAGCGGGCCAAGGCGTGAACGAGAAGAACAAGAACCTCGTCATCCGGATCGTCTCGGCGGTGATTCTGCTGCCGGTCGTCCTCTTCCTGCTGTTCATGGGTGGCCTGTACAGCGCGGGCCTGCTGGGCGTGGCCGCGGCCATCTGCGCCAGCGAGTACTACACCATCACCCAGAAGACGCTGTCGCCAGCGGCCTGGGTGGGCGTGGTGCTCGCGGGCGTGTTGCCCTTCCTGCCGCTGAGGGATCCGGCGCGCACCGGAGAGGGAGCCTTCTGGGTGACGGCCTTCTTCCTCTTCTTCGCCTTCACCTACCACCTCATCCGGGGCCCGCTGCAGGAGGCGCCCACCCGGGTGGCGCACCTGGTGACGGGCTTCCTGTATGGCTCGGTGGGCCTCACCGCCGTGTCCGCCCTGCGGTTGATGCCGGATGGCCTGGCGTGGGTCATCGCCGCGCTCGTCATCACCTGGGCCAACGATACCGCCGCCTACTTCGCTGGCCGCTTCCTGGGCCGCCACAAGCTCTACCCCGCGGTGAGCCCCAACAAGACCTGGGAGGGCTTCGCTGGCGGCCTGGTGGGCTCGGTGGGAGGCATGTTCATCGCCCGGGGCTTCTTCTTCCCCGTGCTCACCGTGGCCGACTGTCTGCTGCTGGGAATTTTCGGCGGCATCCTCGGTCCCATCGGGGACCTGTGCGAGTCCATGCTCAAGCGGGCCTATGGGGTGAAGGATTCCGGCCGAATCATCCCCGGGCACGGCGGCATCCTGGATCGCATCGACGCGCTGCTCTTCAACGCCCCCCTGGTGTTCGTCTACGTCACGTTCGTGCGCGGCCTGCTTCCGTAGCGCCCGCCGATTGTCCGGTCGGCGGGGGCGCGACCTCGGAAGCGCATTGTCGGGCCAGGGTCCCACGGTTAGTGTTGGGTCCATGCTTCAAGGTCCTGGTCTGTTCATCCTGCTGCTTGGCGTGCTCATCACCGTCCATGAGCTGGGCCACTTCCTCGTGGCCAAGGCCTGCGGGGTGAAGGTCGTCCGGTTCTCCATCGGCTTCGGGCCGAAGCTCTTCGGCTTCACCAAGGGGGACACGGAGTACCAGGTCGCCATGCTGCCCCTGGGCGGCTACGTGAAGATGGCGGGGGACTCACCCTATGAGGAGATGAGCCCCGAGGACGCGCAGCGGGGTTTCCTCAACGCCACGCCCTGGAAGCGGGCCCTCATCGTGGCGGCCGGGCCCTTCTTCAGCCTGGCCTTCCCCGTCATCATCTACTTCTTCGTCTTCGTCGGGGCGCACGAGGCCATCTCCACCCGGGTGGGCTTCGTGGATCCGGCCATGCCCGCGGCGGCCGCCGGAATCCGGCCGGGAGACCGCATCATCGCCGTGGATGGGGAGAAGGTTCAGACCTTCGATGATCTGCGCAGCGCCTTCGTGGGCCGCTTCGATCGCCCCCTGCCCATCACCGTCGAGCGCGATGGCACGCAGTTCATCGCCAATGTGACGCCGCGCAAGGTCATCGAGTCCAACCCCGTCGAGTCGGTGGAGCGGGGGCAGATCGGCATCCAGCCCGCCCGCAAGCCCGCGGTGGTGGGCGTGCCGCCGGGCTCGCCGGCCGCCGAGGCGGGGCTGAAGACCTTCGACCGCATCCTGTCCATCAACGGCGTGAGCATTCCGGACGAGGCCGCCTTCCTCGAGCAGGTCGCCAAGACGCAAGGGCCTCTGGAGCTCACCGTCCAGCGCTCGCGGCCCGTGGAGGCCGGCGCGGTGGTGGGGCAGGTGCCTTCCGTCGTCAAGCTGACGGTGCCGAGGCAGGAGGGCGAGGGCTTCGCGGCCCTGGGCGTGGAGCCCTCGGACCTGTACGTGGTCGCCGTCAGCCCCGGCAGCGTGGCGGAGAAGGCCGGCATTCGCGCGGGGGATCGGCTCGTCTCCTTCAATGGTCAGCCGCTGAACTCCTTCAACGTGCTGGCGGCGGAGCTCAGCACCCTGAAGGACCAGTCCTTCCAGCTCTCCTGGCGCTCGGCGGCGGATGGGCAGGAGCACTCGCAGACGCTCTCCCAGGCGATGCGGACCAGCAAGGACGAGCTCGGGCAGGAGTTGTCCCGGCTCGAGCTGGGCATAAGGCCCTGGCTGCCCTCCGCGGCGGAACTGCTGCCCCTGGACACGGTGACGGTGCAGGTCAGCATCCCCGAGGCGCTGCGCCAGTCCGTCGTCATCGTGCCCAAGATTGTCGGGCAGATGGTGACGGTCATCGGCCGTATCGTGAGCGGGCAGATGTCCACGAAGACGCTGGGCGGGCCCGTGATGATGTACCAGCTGGCCTCCAAGAGCGCGGAGCAGGGCTGGGAGAGCTACCTCCACCTGATGGCCGTCATCTCCATCAACCTGGGCGTGATGAACCTGCTGCCCATCCCCATCCTCGATGGCTTCGGGCTGCTGTCCGCCCTGTGGGAGGGCATCCGCCGCCGTCCCATCTCGGTGCGCGTGCGCGAGATGGCCAACGTCGTCGGCCTGGTGTTGCTCGTGGCGCTGATGGTGATGGCTTTCTACAACGACGTGACTCGCTGAAGAGGTGAGATGCGGCGACTGTTCGTGGGGTTGATCCTGGGGCTGGGAGTGTTGGCGGGCTGTGCGCCGCGAGCCACCCGGCCCACGCGCGAAGAGGAACCCGAGGTGGTGCGGCCGGAGAAGCCGCCCAAGTCCCGAGCATGGTTGGAGGAGGGGATCGCCTCGTATTACGGCCCGGGCTTCGCCGGCCGGCCCACGGCCAGCGGTGAGAAGTTCAATCCCCAGCACCTCACCGCCGCCCACAAGAAGCTGCCCTTCGGTTCGTGTCTCCGGGTGGTGAACATGGAGAACGGGCGCTCCGTGGAGGTGCGCGTCAACGACCGCGGCCCCTTCGTCAAGGGACGCGTGGTGGACGTGTCGACCGCCGCCGCGAAGAAGCTCGGCATGATGGACAAGGGCCTGGCCCGGGTGCGCCTCTACCGCTGCGCGGACCGGGTCTCGTTGCTCTCCGTCCCCTTCGGGCCGCTGGCGGGGTAGAAGCCTCCCCATGTTCCTCGCGCTCGACACCTCCACCCTCACATTGTCCCTGGCCCTCGTGGAGCGGGAAGGGGAGGGCGTGCGCGTCCTCGAGCACGTGGTGGTGGGGCCGCCGAAGAAGCAGAGCGAGGTGCTGCCCGGCGTCGTTGGCGAGCTGCTCGCGCGGCACGGAGTGGCGCTCAAGTCCCTGGAGGGCCTCGCCATCGGCCTGGGCCCGGGCTCCTTCACCGGCCTGCGCATTGGCCTGTCCTGCGTGAAGGGGCTGGCGTACGCGGCGGGACTCAAGGTGGCCGGGGCCTCGTCGCTCGCGGCCGTGGCACTGGAGGGCCCCGAGGGTTCGCCCCTCTTCGCCCTCGCGGTGGCACGAAAGGACGACCTCTACCTGGGGCCCTACCGGCGCGTGGGACAGCGCGTGGAGGCGCTCGGCCCCGAGGAGGCGATGCACCCGGAGGAGGTGGCCGCGCGCATGGCCGCCGAGCCGGAGGCGCTCGCCCTGGGACCCGCCCTGCCCGAGTACCGCGCGGCGCTGGAGCGTCATGGCGTGGCTCCCTCGCGGCTGTTGAGTGAGCCTTCCTTCCCCTCGGCGGTGGCGCTGTCGTACCTGGTCCGCTTCCCCGAGGAGCAGACGGTGCAGGCGATCTTCGCCCTGGAGCCGCACTACGTCCGGGCCTCCGAGCCCGAGCGCAACCCCAAGTTCCCCCCGCTGCCCGGGCCTCCGCCCACCGCGCGTCTCAAGGACGACTGAGGCCGAGGCGCTCGAGGTCCGCCGGGGTGTCGACGTCGAGGAGTCCCTCGGTGAAAGGCACGAGGGCCAGTCGCGCCTGGTGGCGCATCAGCACGGGTTTGGCTCCCTGGTGCCCGCTCAGCGCGAGGAGCTCGGGAAGGAGCTCCGCCGCGAACGCCGCGGGCACCCCGAAACCGCCCTCCCCACCATAGTCGCTGGCGGCGGCCGGGTGGCCGCGCGTCACCCGCTCCACGAGCGCACGAAGGTGCTCCGGCGTGACGAAGGGCTGATCGCACAACATGAGCACGGCCTGCTCGTCCCGGGGGCGGGAGGTGTCGGCGAGCAGGGCCTCGATACCGGCGCGGATGGAGGTGCCCGGCCCCTCGGCCCACCCGGTGTTGTGCGCGAGCCGGATGCGTGCACCGCCGAGCGCCTCCGCTACGGCTTCGTTGGAGGCTCCGGTGACGACGATGACGCTCCGGGCCCCACTCTCATTCGCCAGGCGCGCGGCTCGGCACACGAGCGGTTCCCCCTCCAGGCGCACGAGCTGCTTCGGCGTGCCGAGGCGCGACGAGGCGCCCGCGGCGAGCACGATGGCCGAGAAGGGGAGGGCGCCCGCGGAGCTCATGCGCTCTTCCTATGCGTCTCCTCTGGCTGGGACAGGTGGATGGGCCCGTCATGCTGCCGGAGGTGGGCGCCTTCGCTCTGGGACAGCACGGCCTGGATCTCCGCGGCGATCGACAGGGCGATGGCCGCCGGGGTGTCACCACCGATCTTCAGTCCCACCGGACTATAGAGGCGCGCGAGCTGCTCCGGGGTCGGAACGAACTCATCGGCCATCTCGCGCAGGAGCTGCTCGCCCCGGCGTCGGGGGCCGAGCAGCCCGACGTAGGCCACGTCGAGCTTCAGGAGCACGGGCAGCAGACGCAGGTCGGCGAAGTAGTTATGGCTCATGACCACCACGGCCGAGTGACGCCCGGTGGGCACGTGCGGGACGACGTTCTCGGGATGCGCGTGCACCACGCGCTCGGCACCCGGGAAGCGCGCCGGATCGCACATCGCCGGCCGGTGGTCCACCACCGTCACCCTCCAGTCGAGCTGACGGGCGATGGAGACCAGGGGCACCGCGTCCGGACCCGCGCCGTAGATGGTGAGGTGGACGGCGGGCGGTACGAGGTCCACGAAGCACTCGATGCCGCCTTCCGGCAGCTGGAGCGTCCGCACCAGGGGACGATCCGTCGCGAGCGCTTCCCGGGCGAGCCCGTGCGCCGCCTCACGCAGGGCCATGGCGGAGGAGGGGGCATCCGCGTCTCCCTCCTTCACCAGGACAGTGCCGAGAAGACCTTCGAGGGCGGGAGGGGCCTCGAAGGCGGTGACGAGCGCCCGGGGTGCGTCGGCGGAGTTCATTCCGCACAGCAGCCGCCGGGTCTCGGCATCGAGCCGCCAGGGCTCAAGCTTCTCGAGCAGCACATCGAGCGCACCCCGGCACCCGAGGCCGAAGCCGATGAGCCCGTCGTTCTCGCCCGTCATGTCGAAGCGAAGGCGCCGCGAGGCACCCGTGGCGAGCACCTCGCGCGCCGTCTTCGCGATCTGCGGCTCGAGACAGCCGCCGCTGATCAGCCCGACGGGCACTCCCTCCTTCGTGATGAGGAGGCGCGCCCCGGCCCGGCGATACGTCGAACCGCTCGTGCGGACCAGGGTCCCGACCACGAGCGGCTCGCGGGCTGCGGCGGCTCCCTCCATGACGGCGAGGAGCTCGCTCACACTCACGTGGGCTTACCTCCCGTGAGCTTGTGGTTGCTGATCGGCAGGGTGCGCAGGCGCTTGCCGGTCGCGGCGAAGATGGCGTTCGTCACGGCCGGGGCGATGGGCGGCACGCCGGGCTCTCCCACGCCACCGGGGGCCTCGCCACTCTCGACGATCTCCACGGCGATCTCCGGCATCTCGTAGGGAGCCAGCATCGAGAAGTCGTGGAAGTTGCTCTGCTCGACGCGGCCATTGCGCAGGGTGATCTGCCCGCGCAGCGCGGCGGAGAGCCCGTAGACGACGCCACCCTCCATCTGGGCGACGATGGTGTCCGGGTTGACGTACCGGCCACAATCAACCGCCACCCACACCTTGTGGACCGTCAGTCGGCCGTCCGCCGTGACCGAGACCTCGGCCACCTCGCCGACGATGCTGCCGAAGCTCTCGGCGATGGCGATGCCGCGGAAGCGGCCCTCGGCGGGAGGCGTCTCCCACTTCGACATCCGGGCCACGGTGTCGAGCACCTTGACGAAGCGCGGGTGCGACTTCTCGAGGAGGGCGCGGCGGAACTTGTACGGATCCTGCTTCGCCGCGTGCGCCAGCTCGTCCATGAAGCTCTCCACGTAGAAGGCGTTGTGGGAGCTACCAACGGAGCGCCAGAAGCCCACCGGCACGCCCGTGTCGACGATGGCGGCCTGGATGTGCTGGTTGGGGCACTCGTACTTGAAGTCGGCCAGGCCCTCGATGGTCGTCATGTCGATGCCGTTCTTGCCGACGCCACCGAACGTCGTCCACCGCTTCATGATGGAGGGGCCGGCGATGTTCGCCGTGAAGGCCACGGGCAGTCCGTCCTCACCGAGCCCGGCCCTCATCTTCACGAGGGTCGCAGGCCGGTAGAAGTCGTGCTGGACGTCCTCCTCGCGCGACCAGATGAGCTTGACGGGCTTGCCGACCGCCTTCGAGGCCGCGATGGCCTGCATCACCTCGTCGCTCTCCGCCCTCCGGCCGAAGCCTCCGCCGAGGTAGGTGGTGTGGACGACGATCTTGTCCTGCGGCACCTTCGTGGCGTTCGAGACGAGGAGCTTGGTGAGGGTATGGGACTGCGTTCCCACCCAGATCTCGATTCCATCCGGCTTGACGTGGGCCGTGCAGTTGAGGGGCTCCATCGGCGTGTGGGCGAGGAAGGGCGTCGAGTACTCGGCCTCGAGCTTCGTCTTCGCCTTGGCCAGCGCCTTGTCGGCCTCACCCTTCGTTGCCGCGACGGGGTTCTTCTTTCCGCTGGCGGCCGCGCGGAGCTTCTTCTCGATGGCCTCCGAGGACTGCCCGGTCGTGGCGCCCTTCGTCCACTTGGGCTCGAGGCCGCCGATGACCGTCTTCGCCGTCCACCAGCTGTCCGCCACGGCGATGATGGCCCCCCTGGTCTTCACCAGCGTGGTGCCCGCGGGCATCGCCTTGGCCAGCTCCGCGAAGTTCGAGCACTCCCCGCCGATGACGGGCGAGTGGCGCACCGCAGCGTACACCATGTCCGGGACGACGACGTCGATGCCGAAGAGGGGCTTGCCGGACACCTTGGCGGGCGTGTCGAGCCGCTTCACCGGCTTGCCGATGAGCTTGTACTCGGCGCGCGTCTTGAGCTTCGGCTCCTTCGGAATTGCATCCACGGGCAGCGCGGCGGCGGCGGCCGTGAGCTCACCGAAGCCGGCCTTGCGACCGCTCGCCTTGTGGACGACGAAGCCCTGCTCGGCGTGGCAGCTCTCCGCGGTGACGCCCCACTTCTGGGCGGCGGCGGCGATGAGCATGTGGCGCGCGATGGCGCCGATCCGCTGGAGGATGTCCCAGGTGGTGCGGATGCTCATGCTGCCACCGGTGATCTCGAAGGGCTGGCCGGTGTAGTTGAACTCCGGGCCCGAGGGCGCGGGCTCGACGCGAATCTTGCTCCAGTCCGCCTCGAGCTCCTCGGCGATGATCATGGGCATCGAGGTGAAGATGCCCTGGCCCATCTCGCTCCGGGCGACGTAGATGGTGATGACGCCATCCGGCGCGATCCGCAGCCACGTGTTGAGCTTCGTCTCCCTGGCCTCCGGGGACACCTTGCCCTCGGCCTCCGCGGCGAACGCCTCGGAGCGGCGCATCGGGTTGGCGGGGAGGTGGAAGCCGAGCACGAGCCCCGCGACCGTCGCGGCGGTCGACTGGACGAACGAGCGGCGCGAGAGACCCACCTGGGTGTTCTTCTCCTGGTCGGTCTTCATGGTCAGACCTCCCCCTCGGAGTTGAGCTTGACGGCGATCTGCACGGCCTTGCGGATCTTTCCGTAGGTGCCGCAGCGGCACAGGTTCGTCATGGCGGCCGAGATGTCGGCCTCCGTGGGCTTGGGCTTGGCCTTGAGTAGCGCGGCGCAGGCCATCACCTGTCCGGACTGGCAGTAGCCACACTGGGGCGCGTCGGCCTCGATCCACGCGCGCTGGGCGGGGTGGCTGTTGTCGGGGCTCAGGCCCTCGATCGTCGTGATCTCACCGCTCACCGCCACCACGGGCAGCAGACAGCTGCGCGTCGCGGCGCCGTTGACGTGCACCGTGCAGGCGCCGCACAGGCCCTGCCCACATCCGAACTTCGTCCCCAGCAGTCCCAGCTTCTCCCGCAGCACCCAGAGGAGGGGAGTCCCTGGGTCCACGTCAACAGTTACTTCCTTGCCGTTCACCTTCAACGTCTGCGCCATTACGACCTCCCTCCGAGCACGAACTCATCCTCGTTCGGAGTGTGGAATTCCCAACCGGGTAAATATAAGGGGAATGGATTCCCGGCCCGGTCTTTTGATTCGCGGCCCGGCTTTCGCGGATGGTGAGAAACCGCACTACACCCGGTACGTGCGTGCCACCGCCGCCATGCCCTCGGCCGCCTCGCGCAGTGTGCGCGTGGCCCGCGTGGTGGATTGCAGGCTCTGCATCGTCTCGTCCATCAGCGAGGACAGATCCGTCACCGCGGTGAAGATCTGGGAGATGCCCGCGTTCTGCTGGTTCACCGCGACGGCGATCTGCCGGGCCGCCCCGGCGTTGTCCCGCACGATGGAGGTCAGCTCCCGGAGGCTCTCTCCGCTGGCCCGGATCTGCGAGAGCCCTTCCTGCATCTGCTGCTGACCCTTCTGCGTCATCACCACCGTGCTCTGGATGGATTGTCCGATGTCATCCAGCAGCTCTCGCACACGGTCCGTGGAGTCGATGGACTGGTCGGCCAGGGCGCGGATCTCACGCGCCACCACGCCGAAGCCCTTGCCGTGCTCGCCGGAGCGCACCGCCTCGATGGCGGCGTTGAGCGCCAGCATGTTGGACTGGTCCGCCAGGTCCTTCACCGTCTGGGCGATGCTGCCGATCTGCTGGGTGCGCTCGCCGAGCGAGATGATGGTGGTGGCCAGACGGCCCACCTTCTCGTGCAGCTCGTGCAGGCCCGTGATGCTGGCGGACAGGGTGGACTCGCCCACGTTGCCCACCTGCTCGGCCCGGGCGGCCACCTCCAGCACGGCCTGCGAGCGATCCGCCGCCATCTGCGACGTCTGGCGGATCTCCTGCGCGGTGACCTGCGTCTCCTGGATGGCGGAGGCCTGGCGCGCGAGGTTGCGCTCCTGCACCTCGGAGGCCTGGCTCAGCTCGGTCACGGCTCCGGCGAGCGCGCCCGTGCCCTGCTGGAGGCTCAGGGTCATGTCGCGCAGGTTCTCCATCATCCGCGCGAAGGCGCGGGCCAGCTCGCCCACCTCGTCCCGGGAGCCCACCTCCACATGGTGCGACAGGTCTCCCTCCTGGACGACGTGCGTCACCGCCGCGTTCAGCGCGGTGATGGGCCGGGTGATGCCGCGCGCCAGCCACCACGCGCTCATGATGGACAGGGCCAGGAAGAGGCCCAGCAGCGCGAGCGCCACCGTGGCCGCCCGCGCCATGGGGGCATAGGCCTCCCGCGCGTCCACCTTGGCCACGAAGTGCCAGCCGTCCCCCACGTCCTGCACGTCCGAGCCATTGATGGCCTCCTCGGACACGAGACGCTCCAGGGGCTCGGCGTTGGCGGGGCGCGAGTCGAAGAGGAGCGCGCCATCCGCGGTCTTCACCTCCAGGCCGAAGCTGTCCTGCCCGCGCTCCCGGGCCCGCTGGACCGCGGATCTCACCACGTCACCCACCTGGTTCCAGTTGTACGCGGCGAGCAGCACGCCGATGCGGGCACCACTGATCGGACTGAGCACCGGCGCGGCCAGGGGCAGCACCCGCTGATCGAACATGGGATCCTTCTGCGTGGAGAGCGAGTCGGCGGTGAAGTGACCCTCGCGCGCCGCCCGGTACCAGGCCGTCTCGCGCACCTCGCGCTCCTTGCCCTGGAAGGCCTCGCGCACCTGCTCCGAGCTGGCGGAGACGACGCGGCCCTGCTCGTCGAAGAGGACGAAGCCGCTGACGGCGGGGTGGCGTTTGGCCAGGCCCGCGAGCACCCCATCGCTCTTCTCGTAGGTGTCGAAGAGCAGCGCGCCGCGGAGGATGGAGTCCTCGGCCCACCCGCGCA contains:
- a CDS encoding methyl-accepting chemotaxis protein; protein product: MNLPFLGDLKLRGRITLSVALLSAFAILSVTGLGLSFTRRTLSKQIHATLAVEAEGLKNLVERTLAEREASVRGWAEDSILRGALLFDTYEKSDGVLAGLAKRHPAVSGFVLFDEQGRVVSASSEQVREAFQGKEREVRETAWYRAAREGHFTADSLSTQKDPMFDQRVLPLAAPVLSPISGARIGVLLAAYNWNQVGDVVRSAVQRARERGQDSFGLEVKTADGALLFDSRPANAEPLERLVSEEAINGSDVQDVGDGWHFVAKVDAREAYAPMARAATVALALLGLFLALSIMSAWWLARGITRPITALNAAVTHVVQEGDLSHHVEVGSRDEVGELARAFARMMENLRDMTLSLQQGTGALAGAVTELSQASEVQERNLARQASAIQETQVTAQEIRQTSQMAADRSQAVLEVAARAEQVGNVGESTLSASITGLHELHEKVGRLATTIISLGERTQQIGSIAQTVKDLADQSNMLALNAAIEAVRSGEHGKGFGVVAREIRALADQSIDSTDRVRELLDDIGQSIQSTVVMTQKGQQQMQEGLSQIRASGESLRELTSIVRDNAGAARQIAVAVNQQNAGISQIFTAVTDLSSLMDETMQSLQSTTRATRTLREAAEGMAAVARTYRV
- a CDS encoding (2Fe-2S)-binding protein is translated as MAQTLKVNGKEVTVDVDPGTPLLWVLREKLGLLGTKFGCGQGLCGACTVHVNGAATRSCLLPVVAVSGEITTIEGLSPDNSHPAQRAWIEADAPQCGYCQSGQVMACAALLKAKPKPTEADISAAMTNLCRCGTYGKIRKAVQIAVKLNSEGEV
- a CDS encoding xanthine dehydrogenase family protein molybdopterin-binding subunit, producing MKTDQEKNTQVGLSRRSFVQSTAATVAGLVLGFHLPANPMRRSEAFAAEAEGKVSPEARETKLNTWLRIAPDGVITIYVARSEMGQGIFTSMPMIIAEELEADWSKIRVEPAPSGPEFNYTGQPFEITGGSMSIRTTWDILQRIGAIARHMLIAAAAQKWGVTAESCHAEQGFVVHKASGRKAGFGELTAAAAALPVDAIPKEPKLKTRAEYKLIGKPVKRLDTPAKVSGKPLFGIDVVVPDMVYAAVRHSPVIGGECSNFAELAKAMPAGTTLVKTRGAIIAVADSWWTAKTVIGGLEPKWTKGATTGQSSEAIEKKLRAAASGKKNPVAATKGEADKALAKAKTKLEAEYSTPFLAHTPMEPLNCTAHVKPDGIEIWVGTQSHTLTKLLVSNATKVPQDKIVVHTTYLGGGFGRRAESDEVMQAIAASKAVGKPVKLIWSREEDVQHDFYRPATLVKMRAGLGEDGLPVAFTANIAGPSIMKRWTTFGGVGKNGIDMTTIEGLADFKYECPNQHIQAAIVDTGVPVGFWRSVGSSHNAFYVESFMDELAHAAKQDPYKFRRALLEKSHPRFVKVLDTVARMSKWETPPAEGRFRGIAIAESFGSIVGEVAEVSVTADGRLTVHKVWVAVDCGRYVNPDTIVAQMEGGVVYGLSAALRGQITLRNGRVEQSNFHDFSMLAPYEMPEIAVEIVESGEAPGGVGEPGVPPIAPAVTNAIFAATGKRLRTLPISNHKLTGGKPT